The following is a genomic window from Plasmodium berghei ANKA genome assembly, chromosome: 9.
tatataattataaaaaggGTATTATATTCAATCTGTATGCTAAATTATTCCAATATATCAgaaatacaatttttatggaaaataataattcatcAAAATAAGTCatttatgtgtatatataggattatacaaatattagTATTTTCCCCATAAACACTAATTTTagtttaatattaaataaacaaaatgaatatatatagaatgattaaagaaatatataattctaaTATAAGCAATTCCCTTATTAGTAGTATATGTGGAACATTGGCTTCCgccttttttaaaaaggcATCAGATATATCTATtcttaaaacaaaatttcatttaataaatatcacATGGATTATAGAATTTCTCTTAcgattaatatatttttttttatttattatatttaatttattaatgatTAAATACTACATAATATTGATGAAGTACTATTCAGCTTTTTTGGCAACCATTTTTAACTTTTCTTTTAACTTTTTTCTAACTGCTATATTTGGAACACTATTTTTCCATGAACAAAGAAATGCTTATTGGATATTAGGAGGATCGTTTATCATTATAGGTCTGATTCTTATTATGACGGACtctataaataaagaaaagaaaaatgaataacACCTCACATACCtatggaaaaatatatacatatatcatcccttattattattattgttatatatattatctatataaattaattacacttgttattatttttttttgtattatttatgcttttgataatataaacacaaatattttttcgtaaaaaaaaacaaaaaagacAGTTTATTTGTTCACCACAATAATATACTATGcattttacaaataataattatactAATAAAGAATGTAACACATGcatgatatattaaaacttcaaaatgaaaaaatattacatattttatcatatatcGCATCAATATTTGTAGTGAGtcgaaaaaaacaaaaaatgataaaaataaatagaatatatatattaaaatagtgaacaaatatatatcataaataatctttatatatttcatataatgTTTCTATTATCTTCTAATTGtttatcaatatttttcataagcATGTAATACACAACTATGCTTGTAATAGCAACAATCAAATGGAGAACGACTAAAAAAGCATTtgctgaaaaaaaaataatagattTGTAACAATTACATTCATTCATATCCGtaatatttgtaaatacTATATCTATTATAGTATACAACACATAAATACCATAAAAACTCGAACTAACATCAATAATAGCCATGACAGCTGAAACAATAGCAACTACCACCCACTCATGTTCTGTTCCCCATTCTCTACAGCTAATCATGGAATAATATGGGGCCATAACATTTGATGCGCCTTATAAAATTGTGATTGAATGTGAAAAAGTATAAGCATtggaaaatgaaaaaaaaataataataaaattaaaatactTGACAGGATAAGCATTctacatatgtatatatataactacACATTTTAAACTATTTTATCTTTACCCATAGATAAGTAAAAGTTAAAAAGCGAATCAACTAAAGGGGAACAATGTAAATCAGACACCtttggaaataaaaatatactacATGATAGAGCAGacaaacaaatatataataatgttaaaattattaacaaCTTTTGAATCGGGTTATATATTAAGGGAGCAGCACCACTGCTTCGTAGTGATCTAccacatatataattaagaATTCTCATTccattaacaaaaaaaaactataatattaatttgcactaataaaaaatatagctCATCATATAagtgaataaaatataatttattttatttttttactttttggttctcatttttgttaaaattcaaaatataatttgtatagaattataaaagtaaatgttcatatttttgattGTAAGCAATAGCATTTAAATATCTATGCCAATGTTTCTATATTAATTACTttagatgaaaataaaatgaaataaaaacaaaatatgaaaaagaCAAACTATCAAactgaaaataaaaaacataacgttaaaaaaacaagtaAACGTATATTTTCCagtatatatgaaaaaaaaataagatgaatgtatatatatggatgtGCAATTGTATGCACATCCCTATTTCCATGATTATATTCcatatcatttaatttgCCTTCCCCTTTAACCACCATGTAATGTTGATAagaaacatattttatcatcGTTTTTAATTTGGTAAGAATATGTTCCCAAAATTTCCCAATCATATTCGTTAACCAAAACAATTATTCCTGGTTTTATTTTGGCtttatcttttaaattataattagaATATTCTTTGTTATCAACTAGTACTTTACATAATTTCTCATCTCCACTTACTATATCATAATctgaaaaaacaaattttttttctattatgTTATCTCTTATAAAAGcaattaaattttcaaaattaaacTCCTTTGAATCGATTTCCATTGTAACATAATTCTTAGATTTATCTTCTAAATAGCTTTCTAACCCTCCTAGGAATTTTAATTCTATTTTGACTTTCATAATGTAAAAAGTGATGTTTTAAAAGTGAAGATCGTAAAgcaatatattatgtatatcgATTATAACTCATATATGGTAAAAGGcatttctattttttatagttatttttatttggcCAATTTACTGATAATATGcaattcattatataaaatgatatCAAGCACAATGATATACTAATTTTACTTGggtctttttttaatcacATATACCgtttttgtattatatatatatttatttactttatttttttgtatttttattgtttggaatttttttaatttaattttagtatacctttttattttttatatagcTGATCATGTTgctaataatttttacaaaacaccaaaataaaaaaaaacaaatttaagaGACATAAAAGAAACACGGTGCGacaaaacatatttatttaataattagTTTGcagtattattttaataaattaatattttctttgtttcaatttaaataattatttacacaaaaaaaaaaaaaaaaaggattTTTTAATCAGCATATTGCATACTAAtacttatataaaaattaaaacacCCATAAGTTGATTAAATAactatttgtttattttaagATTGTatgaaattgaaaaaaaaatgttatgtTGTATACAAATAACCAAATAATAACGAAA
Proteins encoded in this region:
- a CDS encoding ubiquitin-related modifier 1, putative, giving the protein MKVKIELKFLGGLESYLEDKSKNYVTMEIDSKEFNFENLIAFIRDNIIEKKFVFSDYDIVSGDEKLCKVLVDNKEYSNYNLKDKAKIKPGIIVLVNEYDWEILGTYSYQIKNDDKICFLSTLHGG